A stretch of DNA from Bacteroidales bacterium:
GTTTATTTGGTGGAAATACTACTACTACGTCAAACGAGCGAACGAGTGCTTATGTCGAGCAACGCCTTATTCCGTTTTTTATTTATAAACCAAATCTTTTCAACGGGAAAGCAATATTGAGAGCGGCATTTGAACTCGACTGGACGTGGGGCGACGTGGCTTACGGAGTGGGTGGTAACTTCGGTGGAGGTTTTTCGGCTGACCAAGTCAACCTGCAAACACAAAACATAGAATTGGAGCTTAATCCCGCTAAAGGTTATTATATAAACTTAGGGTTACTAAGAATTTTTGACACTCCTTACAATCCTTACACTACAACAGTCGATAAAATGTCCATAACAGGCTATCGGTTAGCCTATTTTGGAACAGATGGTGTTGGAATTTCAGCTCGCAAAGACTGGGATTTTTCACGCATAAAGGCAGGTTATTATAAATTGTATGAAAATTACATTCAATTAGATGACGATGTAACATTGATGGAGTTGAACGGCGAAAAAGATGTGAGCCGCGCATGGAAAGTGGGAGGTTCAGCTTACTATTTGCGTGACCGTGGAAACGGTGCAGGTGGTGTTTCTATTCTTGGACAAGGGTTCAATAGCCTTCTGGCGAACCACAACGGAACGTTCCGTTTCAACTATGGAGCATCGCCCTATCGTGCTGATGTGGTATGGTTAGGAACGTTTTTTAATAGAAATGCCGACACATGGCTTGACCCGTGGACTGTAAGCGGTTTCGTAAATGTGAACTTAGGTAAAGCAGATACATTGCAATTGTCAACAGATGAATATGCTAAAGCGACAAGTATATTTGGTTATGCAGCTAACGGACGTGTTTCGTATCGTTACGGACAAACTTCAAATGACAATATTACATTGGATGTGCTTTATACTTCTGGCGATGCTAACGCACTAAAAGATGGAAAATACAGTGGTGTTATTACAGGAAATCAATGGGGAGCACCGGGTGCAATTTTTATTAGCTCGGGTTCTTATATACTGATGCCTCACGGCAATGTGGTAAACCGCTTCACTCCAGCCGTAATGGATATTTCTAATATGGGGTATGGGATGACATATGCTAATTTAAGCGTATCAAGAGGCTTTATTCCCTACAAATTAAATGCAAAATTAGGCGCTTCTGTTGGACAGAGTAATGTTATACCTGAAGGAGGAGGATCATTAATTGGTGCAGAAGTAAATGGAAATATTCAATACAATTTTGGACCATACATGAGTTTAGAACTACATGGCGCATATCTTATGCTGGGAGATTTCTACGACAGCAAGCAGGCTGCTTACGGAAGTGCGATAAACGGCGGAGTTGATACTCGTCCGGTAAATCCATGGACTGCGTTTTTGGTATTCAAATGGTTGATGTTCTAAAATAGGAAAAGGAGAAACAAGATATGAAAATTAAATTATTAAGCTTAATAGTTATGGCTATTGGTTTTGGAGCGTGCTCACCTTACTCTTCACTCAAGGATATTAGCTCTTTTGAAGAGTTAGACTATAAATATCAGGTAAAAAAAGTTTATTTGCCAAAAAATGAATTTACTATCGCATATACTGACGAGGGGAAAGGCAATAATACTATCATTCTTATCCACGGTTTGGGTAGCTATCTTCGTGCTTGGGAGAAAAATATTGACGAATTAAGCAAAACTAACCGTGTAATAGCTATAGACCTTCCAGGCTACGGAAAATCAAGCAAAGAACCTCACAGTGGCATGATGACTTTTTATGCGGGAATTGTGAATGAACTTGTTAAAGAATTGAAATTAGACAAAGTGGTTATCGGCGGTCACTCTATGGGTGGACAAATCGCTATGACAACTTATCTGCAGTATCCTCAAATTGTAAAAGGGCTTGTATTAGCGGCACCTGCTGGCTTTGAGGGTTTTACGAAAGGACAAAAACAGTGGTTCCGCGATGTGATGACTGTAGATGGTGTAAAAGGCACTACCGCAGAAGCCATTCAAAACAACTTAGCAAGCAACTTTTACCGTACTCCAAAAGATGCCGAATTTATGATTACTGAACGAATGCAAATGCGCTCAGCAGAAGATTTTGTACCCTATTGTTACGCAGTAGTGCAGTCTGTTCACGGAATGGTGGGTGAACCTGTGATTGACTATTTACAAGATATTAAAGTCCCGACACTGATATTTTTCGGAGAAAAAGATAATCTTATCCCGAATCGTTATTTGAATCCGGGACCTACGGTGGATATTGCCAACTATGGGGCATCCAAAATTCCAAATAGCAAACTGGTAATGATTCCAAAAACGGGACACTTCTTGATGTTTGAAAAACCTGAAGTGTTCAACAGAGAGACAATTGATTTTTTGAAAGGATTGAAATAGAGTGATGGTTAATAATTAATATCGAAAAAAGCGTGTCATTTTTTTTGACACGCTTTTTTTGTACCTTTAAAGCTCCAAAACAACTTAAAATGCGTCCCAAACTTTCAATATTTACTGATTTTGCCAATACTTTATTCCCGCATGAATTAGAGTATCTGATGGCTGTACAGAATTTCTCTAAACCATTGAATCTAAAAATATTGAAACAAATATACTCCAACAACACATCAAGTAGAAAACAATGGAAACCGTTCGATGAGAGTATTGATAAACGCACATATTCCTACCTGAAAAACTGGATAACAGAAACCTTACTTAAAATTGATGTTGATTATTTTTTCGACTGGCTGATTAAGACTGAGAAAAAAATCTTGACTGATGTGATTGTTCCTTCGGATGAAGCGGTGATTTTGAGCAATATAAATAAAATGCACCCCACGAACTATAATTACATTCGATTCTACGAACTTTTACAGTATTACCGTGATTACTTAATGGTACGGAGTCGTACAAAACACAATAAGGTGGTAACTGGTTTTCTAGAAGTTCATCATGAACAATATTACAAGCTAAAAAATCTGAATATTAAGCTCGATAATGTTACGGCAAGAATTGTGAAAAAAATAGAGTTCAATCCGGAAGAGAAAGAGAATATCGAAAATTTTCTTTCGAAAATATTTTTTGATGAAACGTTGGATGGATACACGAGATACCGAGCAGTGGTTAGGCTCACCATACATTACTATAATAATAGGGAGTTTGACAAGCAAGCTGTTGTGTATCAGCATCTTGATAATTTTTTTAAAACGCCTGTATTTTACTCGAAACGTATTCTGTCAAACTATTACGCTAATCGTACGATGATGCATTCCAAACTACATGAATTGGAAGAAGCGGAAAAATACGGTTATCTTTCCATACAAAACAAGAACAGCGATTACCTTTTTTATCTCATAAATTTGTGTGGGGTACTTTTGAAACAGGGGAAAAATAGTGAAGCTTTGGAGTTAATGCGTAAATCTATTCCTGAGTTGAAAAAAACAAATAATAATTATTATAAAATTGGTTTTGCTTCGTTTTACATACGTACCTTCATTGCCAATAAACAAATTGAAGAAGCGGTATATTATGCTTCTCAATACTTTACAACTTACCGAAAAGAGATTTTTGAGCATCGCTGGCATCTCTACTGTACCACTTATCTTTTCGCATTGATTAATGCCGAAAAATACGGTAAAGTAGTGTCAATCTGCAAGCGTTATAATCTTCTGCAAAAAGAAAAACAGCGTATTGATCGACCTGATTATCTGCCTATTATAGAAAATTATTACTATCTTTCTGAGTATATGGAAGGGAAAATAGATCAGGATAAGTTAATATCATCAATTGTTAAATCTGTAAAACCACTGATGGATAATAGCTATCGTTCACGACGGATGCTGAACATGATTGATAAGTTAGGAGAATTTATATACGATGAAATGCGTAAGGTAAAGACTAAATTATTGGAATAATCAAAGAACACTCTAATTCCCATTAGAGTATGGGAATTTTATTGAGTTTTGAATTTGGGTTAATTTTTTGTGTTGGAATATGCTGTTATACCGATTGGACACACTATAGTCCAAATATCGCCATCACTCTTTTGGACTATGTGTCTGTAACATCGGTATTTACAATTGGTATTAAATAATACCTTGTAAGATTTTTCGTTATAAATTGAATTGATTGTCGTTACATCAGTGGACTGAATAGTCTTGCAAAGGATTCTTTCATTTTCTGTCTCCTCGTACGGTTGTTCCATTCCTCAAGAGTGACTTCTTTGCAATAGTGTAAATCATCAATAAATAGCTGTTTTAGACGAAGTGCAGTCTCTTCTTCATAAATAAATGCATTGGCCTCAAAATACATATCAAAGCTCCGCTCATCAATATTAGCTGAGCCCACAATCGAAAGAAAATCATCGATTACTATTGCTTTACTGTGTAGCATGCCTGCCTGGTATTTGAATACGCGGACTCCCGCTTCCAATACGCCTCCCAGAAAGCTCGAAGCACTCAAGTCTGTGAAGCGTACATCTGATTTTTCCGGAATCATCAGCCATATTTCAGTGCCACTCAATGCAGCCATCTGGATACATCCTTTGACCAACTCATTGGGCATAAAATAGGGTGTATGGATATAAACATATTTTTTTGCTGCCATAATGGAACTGCAGATACCCTGCATAATGCTTTTCCAGTCTGTGTCGGGACCGGATGCAACCATCTGCATAATGTTTTCATCAAACCTTGGTGGCTCAGGGAAGTATCTTTCATCACTAATAAGCTCTTTTTTAACGAAATACCAGTCGACCAAAAATAACTTTTGAATCCCGTGTACCCCGGGACCCTCTATTCTGACCATTGTATCGCGCCACTTACCTAACTTGTCACCGTAAATATACCTGTCGCCGATGTTAACTCCTCCTGTAAATCCTATTTTCCCGTCAATAACAATCAGCTTTCGGTGGTTTCTGTAATTGACTTTACTTCGTCCTAATCTCAGTCTTAAAGGCAAAAAAGGTTTTACATCCACGCCTGCTTCCCGTAATGTGCGCAAATAGTTTCTGGAAAGTTTTAGGCTACCAAAGGAATCGTATATCATTCTGACACATACACCCTCTTTGGATTTTTCTATTAACAATTCTCGCAGTTTATTTGATATGGTATCATCTTCGAAAATGAAAAACTCCATATGAACATGATCTTTGGCGTTGCGAATGGCTTCAAACATGGAGTCAAAAATGTTCTCTCCCTCAGCGTACACATCAATTTTATTGTGCGTATAGGCATCTGCTTCGCTGTTGTTTTTCAGCATTTTGATGAGCTTCAAGAATTTGATTTCTATCCCGCTGTTAACTATTTCGTTAATGTCTATCGCTGCGCAAGGACGCTGACTAATTCGTTGGATACTTTTTTGAGAAATCATTTTCCGTTTGCGGTAATCCTGCCCTATTAGTAAATAGAGAATAAGTCCTAAAAAAGGAATAAAAATAAGTATAGTCAACCACGCAATTGATTTTAAGGGATTGCGATTTTCTAATAAAATCACTGAAATCGTGGACAATATTAAGTATATGTAAAATATAATTAATAAGGTTTCTAGAATATTGTTCATGGGGCTTATTTTATATTAAATTTTTTTCAGAGGAAGATTCAACTA
This window harbors:
- a CDS encoding alpha/beta hydrolase — protein: MKIKLLSLIVMAIGFGACSPYSSLKDISSFEELDYKYQVKKVYLPKNEFTIAYTDEGKGNNTIILIHGLGSYLRAWEKNIDELSKTNRVIAIDLPGYGKSSKEPHSGMMTFYAGIVNELVKELKLDKVVIGGHSMGGQIAMTTYLQYPQIVKGLVLAAPAGFEGFTKGQKQWFRDVMTVDGVKGTTAEAIQNNLASNFYRTPKDAEFMITERMQMRSAEDFVPYCYAVVQSVHGMVGEPVIDYLQDIKVPTLIFFGEKDNLIPNRYLNPGPTVDIANYGASKIPNSKLVMIPKTGHFLMFEKPEVFNRETIDFLKGLK
- the cls gene encoding cardiolipin synthase, whose product is MNNILETLLIIFYIYLILSTISVILLENRNPLKSIAWLTILIFIPFLGLILYLLIGQDYRKRKMISQKSIQRISQRPCAAIDINEIVNSGIEIKFLKLIKMLKNNSEADAYTHNKIDVYAEGENIFDSMFEAIRNAKDHVHMEFFIFEDDTISNKLRELLIEKSKEGVCVRMIYDSFGSLKLSRNYLRTLREAGVDVKPFLPLRLRLGRSKVNYRNHRKLIVIDGKIGFTGGVNIGDRYIYGDKLGKWRDTMVRIEGPGVHGIQKLFLVDWYFVKKELISDERYFPEPPRFDENIMQMVASGPDTDWKSIMQGICSSIMAAKKYVYIHTPYFMPNELVKGCIQMAALSGTEIWLMIPEKSDVRFTDLSASSFLGGVLEAGVRVFKYQAGMLHSKAIVIDDFLSIVGSANIDERSFDMYFEANAFIYEEETALRLKQLFIDDLHYCKEVTLEEWNNRTRRQKMKESFARLFSPLM